GAGGGGCTGGGACCAGCCGGCGGGGTCGGCGCCGGTGGACGCCCGTTCGGGTATGTCCGCACCCGGAGGGAAGGTGAGAGTGGTGCCCGACTCCACCTGGTGGGTGCCCTCGTCGAGGGTGGTCCGACCCCCCTCGTGGCGGGTGCCGTCGATCGTGCCGGTCACCCCGACGGACAGCGGTGCGTCCAGTTCGATCCGTACGGTGGCGTCGAGCCGGACCTCCGTGTGCTCGCGCAGGACGGCGGGCGCGTCGAAGCGCGCCCGGGGCGCGTCGTCCCCGGCCCAGGCGGCGACGAGGAACAGGGCGGGGACCAGCAGCGCCGTCAGCTTCAGCCAGTACTGAAACGCCTGTACGAAGGTGATGGAGCGCATCCCGCCCGCGGCGACGGCGCCCGTGACGACGACGGCGACGAGGAGCCCACCGAACCAGTCGGGGGCGCCGGTGAGGATCTCCAGGGTCAGTCCCGCGCCCTGGAGCTGGGGCAGCAGATAGAGCCAGGCGATGCCCACGACGAACAGGCTGGCGAGGCGCCGCACCGCGGGCGACTCGAGCCGCGCCTCGGCGAAGTCCGAGAGCGTGTACGCGCCCGAGCGCCGCAGCGGAGCGGCGACGAGGACGAGCAGCACGAGATAGCCCGCCGTGTAGCCGACCGGGTACCAGAGCATGTCGGGGCCCTGGAGGAGCACCAGCCCGGCGATGCCGAGGAACGAGGCGGCGGACAGGTACTCGCCGCTGATGGCGGCGGCGTTCAGCCCGGGGTTGACGGTGCGTGAGGCGACGTAGAAGTCGGAGGTCGTCCGGGAGATGCGCAGGCCGAGGGCGCCGATGAGGACGGTCGCCAGCACCACCGAGGTCACGGCCGCCACCGCGTAGGTCTGGTTCACCGGTCGTCCCCCACTGGCGGTCTCAGCGGCCTTCGACGAGCCCGGTGAAGTCCTCTTCGTTGCGCTCGGCGCGGCGGACGTACCAGCGGGCGGTCAGCCACATCAGCGGGTAGACACCGACCCCGAGCACCACCCACACGAAGGGCTCGGGCGAGGAGAAGGAGCCGAGGACGGCGGCCGGGAAGGCGAAGAGCAGTGGGAGCGTGCCGACGAGGACGGCCAGCGTGCCCAGCGCGTACAGGGCGGCACGCAGCTGGCTGCGCATCAGGGAGCGCACGTAGACCGCGCCGATCGTGGTCTGCTCGCTGATCTCCGAGTGGGCGGGGGCGTGTCCGGGGCGGCGGCGGGTGCCGCGGGGCACGCCCGTGACGACTTCACGGCGGGGTGGCTGTGCTGCAGACATCGGCGTCCGCTCCCGGCGTTCTCTCGGCGGCTCGTACGGGACGGCCGCTCACTGCGACGGGCGGCCTGCCCGCAAGGGTCGTTGGAGTCTACGCAGGTGGGGCGAGGCAGGGATAGGCGCCGGGGGTCTCGGCGCGATCTCACCGGGGCGCCGGTCCGGGGTACGGCTCGGCCGGCGGGGCAGGCTCTCCCGTCGCCCACGACTGCGGGAGAGCCGCACCGCCCGGCTTCCCCGGAGCGAGGCGTCCGGCGCGGTTGTCGGGGCCCGGCTCGCCGCCACGCGGCGAACTCGCCCTTCCCGAGCGCGACCGGATTCCGCGGTGGAGCCGGGTCACATCCACTGTGCGGCGTCCGTCCGGGCCCCGGGGAGACTCGCGTCGTTGGCACAGCGGTTTCCCCACCGGCGGCACACGGCGCGTCCTCGGCGGTCGCCGCCGTGGGGCCACGGAGGGGCGGCGGTCAGCCCCGGGCGTGGCGCATCAGCAGCTCCCGCAGC
The genomic region above belongs to Streptomyces marianii and contains:
- a CDS encoding DUF485 domain-containing protein, encoding MSAAQPPRREVVTGVPRGTRRRPGHAPAHSEISEQTTIGAVYVRSLMRSQLRAALYALGTLAVLVGTLPLLFAFPAAVLGSFSSPEPFVWVVLGVGVYPLMWLTARWYVRRAERNEEDFTGLVEGR
- a CDS encoding sodium/solute symporter — translated: MNQTYAVAAVTSVVLATVLIGALGLRISRTTSDFYVASRTVNPGLNAAAISGEYLSAASFLGIAGLVLLQGPDMLWYPVGYTAGYLVLLVLVAAPLRRSGAYTLSDFAEARLESPAVRRLASLFVVGIAWLYLLPQLQGAGLTLEILTGAPDWFGGLLVAVVVTGAVAAGGMRSITFVQAFQYWLKLTALLVPALFLVAAWAGDDAPRARFDAPAVLREHTEVRLDATVRIELDAPLSVGVTGTIDGTRHEGGRTTLDEGTHQVESGTTLTFPPGADIPERASTGADPAGWSQPLAGGRDGYQLYATYGLILATFLGTMGLPHVAVRFYTSPNGRAARRTTLVVLGLIGAFYLLPPVYGALGRIYAPELALTGDADAAVLVLPERMVGGLAGDLLGALLAAGAFAAFLSTASGLTMSVAGVLSQDVLPSRGVRHFRLATVLAMAVPLAVSVVATNVPVADAVGLAFAVSASSFCPLLVLGIWWRGLTPPGAAAGLVTGGGAALTAVMATRAGLAPEGWPHTLMAWPAVWSVPLGFLTMILVSLATPRHIPPGAAAILTRLHLPEDLVGRPQHEGAQR